The Streptococcus sp. DTU_2020_1001019_1_SI_AUS_MUR_006 sequence TAAAAGCTCGTAACGGGCATGAGGCTGAATTTCTCCAGGCAGTTGAAGAATTCTTCAGCACTTTGGAGCCTGTCTTTGAAAAACACCCTGAGTATATTGAAGAAAATATCTTGGCACGTATCACTGAGCCAGAGCGCGTAATTTCTTTCCGTGTTCCTTGGGTTGACCGTGATGGAAAAGTTCAAGTTAACCGTGGTTACCGTGTTCAATTCAACTCAGCTGTTGGACCATATAAAGGCGGACTTCGTTTCCACCCAACTGTAAACCAAGGGATCTTGAAATTCCTCGGATTCGAACAAATCTTTAAAAACGTTTTGACTGGACTTCCAATCGGTGGTGGTAAAGGTGGATCAGACTTCGATCCTAAAGGCAAAACTGATGCTGAAGTGATGCGCTTCTGCCAAAGCTTCATGACTGAATTGCAAAAATACATCGGACCATCTCTTGACGTACCTGCTGGTGATATCGGTGTTGGGGGACGTGAGATTGGTTACCTCTATGGTCAATACAAACGCCTCAACCAGTTTGACGCAGGTGTCTTGACTGGTAAACCACTTCCATTTGGTGGTAGCTTGATTCGTCCAGAAGCAACTGGTTACGGACTTGTTTACTACACAGAAGAAATGCTCAAGGCCAACGGCAACAGCTTTGCAGGTAAAAAAGTTGTCATCTCTGGTTCTGGTAACGTAGCTCAATTTGCCCTTCAAAAAGCAACTGAACTTGGTGCAACTGTTATCTCTGTATCTGACTCAAACGGTTACGTTATCGATGAAAATGGTATCGACTTTGACCTTTTGGCAGATGTGAAGAATAAACGCCGTGCTCGTTTGACTGAGTATGCAGCTGAAAAATCTACTGCTACCTACTACGAAGGTTCTGTATGGACTTACGCTGGTAACTATGATATTGCCCTTCCATGTGCAACTCAAAATGAAATCAACGGTGAAGCTGCGAAACGCTTGGTTGCTCAAGGCGTTATCTGTGTATCTGAAGGTGCCAACATGCCTAGTGACCTTGATGCTATCAAAGTCTACAAAGAAAATGGCCTTCTTTATGGACCTGCTAAAGCTGCCAATGCTGGTGGAGTAGCTGTATCTGCCCTTGAAATGAGCCAAAACAGTCTTCGCCTTTCATGGACACGTGAAGAAGTTGACGGTCGTTTGAAAGATATCATGACTAACATCTTCAACACAGCTAAAACAACTGCAGAAACTTACGGTCTTGGTACTGACTACCTTGCAGGTGCAAACATTGCAGCCTTTGAAAATGTAGCAAATGCTATGATTGCTCAAGGGATTGTTTAATTCTAAAAATGAACTCCTCACTATTCGTGGGGAGTTTTTTCTTATATATTAAAAAAGACCTATCCGAGTGGATAGATCTTTATTTTCTTACAATTTGCTTGCTACGGCATCCAACAAGTCTTGGATTTTCGCCTGGTTGCTTCCTCCTGCCATGGCCATATCTGGTTTACCACCACCACGTCCATCGACGATTGGAGCCAATTCTTTAACCAAGTTGCCTGCGTGCACATCTTTTGTCTTGCTCGCTACAAGAAGGTTGACCTTGTTACCAATAGCTGCGACAAGAACAAGGACATCAGAGTAATCTTTTTGTTTCCAGTTATCCGCAAAGGTACGAAGGGCACCTGCATCTGATACAGATACTTGGCTGGCAATGTAACGGTGACCGTTTGCTTCTTGAACATTCTTGAAGACATCACCTGCCGCCGCTGCTGCTGCTTTTTCCTTCAATTCTGCATTTTCTTTTTGCAATTGACGGAGTTGTTCTTGAAGTCCTTCAACCTTGTGAGGAACTTCCTTGAGTTGAGGAGCTTTCAAGGTTGCTGCGACTGCTTTCAGTGCATCTTCTTGGTCACGATAAGCTTCAAAGGCCTCTTTACCAGTCACTGCCAAGATACGACGAGTTCCTGATCCGATACCTTCTTCTTTGACAATCTTGAAGAGACCGATTTCAGAAGTGTTGCCAACGTGGGTACCACCACAGAGTTCCACTGAGTAGTCACCAATGGTTACAACACGGACTTCCTTACCGTATTTCTCACCAAAGAGGGCCATAGCTCCCATTTCTTTAGCTGTGTCAATATCAGTCTCAACTGTTTCCACTGCGATGGCTTCCCAAATCTTCTCATTGACTTGTTGCTCAATAGCACGCAATTCTTCAGGAGTGACAGCTTGGAAGTGAGTGAAGTCAAAGCGAAGGAATTCTACTTCATTAAGTGAACCTGCTTGAGTTGCATGATGGCCAAGAATATTGTGAAGAGCCGCATGGAGCAAGTGAGTGGCTGTGTGGTTCTTCATGACACGATGACGACGATTGCTATCGATAGCCAAAGTGTATTCTTGGTTCAATGCAAGAGGAGCAAGAACTTCAACGGTGTGCAATGCTTGTCCGTTTGGTGCTTTTTGAACGTCTGTTACTGTAGCTACGACATTTCCTGCAGCATCCAAGATTTGACCATGGTCCGCAACTTGTCCACCCATTTCAGCGTAGAATGGAGTTTCTGCAAAGATAAGTGACGCAGTTCCTTCTGATACAGCTTCTACTTCGGCATTGTCAGCTACGATAGCCACCAACTTAGAAGACAATTGGCTAGCATTGTAGTTGAAGACACTTTCTACAGTGATGTTTTGAAGGGTTTCGTTTTGCATACCCATAGATCCACCTTTGACAGCAGATGCACGCGCACGTTCTTGTTGTTCCTTCATGGCTGCTTCGAAACCTTCACGGTCTACAGTCATTCCTGCTTCTTCAGCAATTTCTTCTGTCAATTCTACTGGGAATCCGTATGTATCATAGAGTTTAAATACATCTTGACCAGCAATAACAGATTGTCCTTTTTCTTTCAAGTCTGCTACGATGCCTTGGGCAAAGTGTTGACCTGAGTGAAGAGTACGAGCAAATGACTCTTCTTCGCTCTTAACGATTTTTTCGATAAAGTCACGTTTTTCAAGCACTTCTGGGTAGTAGCTTTCCATGATTTTTCCAACAGTTGGAACGAGTTTGTAAAGGAAAGGCTCATTGATACCCAATTTTTGACCATGCATAGAGGCACGACGTAGGAGACGACGAAGGACATAACCACGACCTTCATTTCCAGGAAGGGCACCATCTCCAATCGCGAATGAAAGAGAACGGATATGGTCGGCAATGACCTTGAAGCTCATGTTATCGCCATCTTGGTCGTAAACCTTACCAGATAATTTCTCAACTTCACGGATGATTGGCATGAAGAGGTCAGTTTCAAAGTTTGTCTTAGCACCTTGGATCACTGCTACCAAACGCTCTAAACCAGCGCCCGTATCAATGTTTTTGTGTGGCAATTCTTTGTACTCGCTACGAGGAACAGCAGGGTCTGCGTTAAATTGTGACAATACGATATTCCAGATTTCGATATAACGGTCGTTTTCGATATCTTCTGCAAGAAGACGAAGACCGATATTTTCTGGGTCAAAGGCTTCTCCACGGTCGAAGAAGATTTCTGTATCAGGTCCAGAAGGTCCCGCACCGATTTCCCAGAAGTTGTCTTCGATTGGGATCAAATGACTTGGATCTACTCCCACTTCAATCCAGCGGTTGTATGAATCCTTGTCATCTGGATAATAAGTCATGTAAAGTTTGTCTTTAGGGAAGTCAAACCACTCAGGACTTGTCAAAAGCTCATATGCCCATGTAATGGCTTCGTCACGGAAGTAATCCCCGATTGAGAAGTTTCCCAACATTTCAAACATAGTATGGTGACGGGCAGTCTTCCCTACGTTTTCGATATCGTTGGTACGGATTGCCTTTTGAGCATTGGTAATACGTGGGTTTTCAGGAATGATGGTTCCATCAAAGTATTTTTTAAGAGTGGCAACCCCTGAGTTGATCCACAAAAGTGTTGGGTCGTTTACTGGAACCAAGCTAACGGATGGTTCTACTGAGTGGCCTTTTGTAGCCCAGAAATCAAGCCACATTTGGCGGACTTGTGCACTGGATAATTGTTTCATATGTATCTCCTTTTTACTAATTTGATTGGCTTTCTAGCATTTCCACATAGTCAATAGCGACACAGAGGGAAATGACTAGGTCTGCATAAGATTCGTCATAGACGGTTACGGTATAGGTAGAGGTTAAATGGAAAAGTTCCTTGGCAATCTCAGCAATCACTTGGTCACGATCATCCAGCAATTTAAAATTCAAATCCCAGACATTTCCTTCGATACGAAGACCGAGATTATCAAACTCATACTTATCTCTGAAGAAAGTCAACTTCTTTCGGATATAAAAATGATCTCCATTACTGAGTTGAATCTCAAAACGAGGTAGGAAAGTTAAGACTTCCTTACTAATCTCACTGACCTGTTCACCAGCAACATCATAGATGGTAAAGGTTTTAGGAATCTTAAAAAAAGAACCTTCAACCTGATAGGCAACATTGCCCAACTCATCCTTGATATCAAAGCGTTCACCACCTAGGCGAAATTTTTGTTTGACAAGAAATCTTCTCATAAGCACCTCCAAAAATAAAAGACAAATCCATATCACGAAGGGCGAAAAACCGCGGTACCACCTTCATTCAATGAACTTGTCATTCTTTCGTTCTTATGCAATTGTTGGATTGAGTAGCATGACTTTCTATCTTAGATGGCTCGCAGCACCGCCAATTCTCTGAACTAAGATGGAGAGAAAATCAATTCTCAACTTTCTTATTATATCGTTTTTTTGAGTTTGAGTCAACTGGAAATAATCCTCATTTAAATAATCAAATCCCTATATCTCTAATTACTTTTTCAGGATATATTATTCTTACCGCTATTACTTTTCTTTATCTCCAATTTTCATATTACTAAACACAGCCACTAAAATATTTACAAATATAAAGGTGCCTATCACCCAATGTATGGAATCATTTGTTAGGTATTGTTGATCCAAGCCATCCTTTAAATGGAATAGTATAATTGTTTCGTTAACAATCAAAAAGGTTGGCCAATAACTTTTTTGAAAAAAGTAGACATTTTCATGATTTGTTACCGCTTTCTATTATTATAAACTTAGTATACTACTAGGCTATAAAATAAGCAAATAGGATAGAAAAAATACACAACTATACAACTATTCAAAAAACGAACCAGCTTTACTGATTCGTTTTTAGTTTATTTATTCCTACTTCCGATACATCTTAAATTGTAGGAAGAGGTCGCTGTAAATTCCTGTCCATTTATGGTCAAACTTCTCATAAACTTCTAGATGTTTCATAGTATCTGCATCAGGATAGAAGGACTTATCCTCTTTTGTCTCGTCAGGGAGCATTTCCTTAGCAGCATTGTTTGGTGTTGAGTAACCGACATACTCAGCATTTTTTAGAGCATTTTCAGGCTTCAACATAAAGTTAATGAAGGCATAGGCCGCATCCTGGTTCTTGACAGTTTTAGGAATAACCATGTTGTCAAACCAGAGGTTGCTTGCTTCTGTCGGTACAACATATTTGAGATTAGGATTCTTTTCCAACATCTGGCTGGCTTCCCCTGAGAAGGTCACACCGATAGCAGCATTGTTCTGAATCATGTACCCCTTCATCTCATCCGCAACAATAGCCTTGATATTAGGTGTTAGCTTATAGAGCTTATCTACCGTTTCCTCCAACTGCTGTGGATCTTTAGAGTTTAGGCTATAGCCTAGCGAGTTAAGACCTAAACCAAGTACTTCACGCGCCCCATCAAAAAGCATAATGGAGTTCTTATACTCTAGCTTCCAAAGGTCATCCCAATGTTCAGGTGCTTCTTCCACCATAGTCTCATTGTAGACGATTCCCAAGGTCCCCCAGAAGTATGGGATAGAGTACTGGTTGTTGGGATCAAAGGACTGGTTGAGAAATTCAGAACCGATATTCTCAATTCCCTCAATCATACTATAATCCAGTGGAACTAGAAGGTCTTCATCCTTCATCTTGTTAATCATGTACTCACTTGGGATGGCAATATCATAGGTTGTCCCACCCTGCTTGATTTTCGTGTACATGGCTTCGTTGGAGTCAAAGGTCTCATACTGGACTTGGATTCCTGTTTCTTCTGTAAATTTTTCCAGAAGTTCAGGGGCGATATAGTCTCCCCAGTTGTAGATAACCAATTTTTGACTATCACGGCTATTGATTTTACTATCAAGATGATAGGAAATTCCCCACAAGACAAGGATAATGGCTAGAATTCCTGCTAAAAATGAATAGAGTCGTTTCATGCTTGCTCCTCCTTCTCACGTGAAATGAAGTAATATCCAACAACCAGGATAATACTAAAGAGGAAGACCAAGGCTGAAAGAGCATTGATTTCAAGAGAAATTCCCTTACGAGCTCGAGAGTAGATCTCAACT is a genomic window containing:
- a CDS encoding LURP-one-related/scramblase family protein, which encodes MRRFLVKQKFRLGGERFDIKDELGNVAYQVEGSFFKIPKTFTIYDVAGEQVSEISKEVLTFLPRFEIQLSNGDHFYIRKKLTFFRDKYEFDNLGLRIEGNVWDLNFKLLDDRDQVIAEIAKELFHLTSTYTVTVYDESYADLVISLCVAIDYVEMLESQSN
- a CDS encoding ABC transporter substrate-binding protein, with the translated sequence MKRLYSFLAGILAIILVLWGISYHLDSKINSRDSQKLVIYNWGDYIAPELLEKFTEETGIQVQYETFDSNEAMYTKIKQGGTTYDIAIPSEYMINKMKDEDLLVPLDYSMIEGIENIGSEFLNQSFDPNNQYSIPYFWGTLGIVYNETMVEEAPEHWDDLWKLEYKNSIMLFDGAREVLGLGLNSLGYSLNSKDPQQLEETVDKLYKLTPNIKAIVADEMKGYMIQNNAAIGVTFSGEASQMLEKNPNLKYVVPTEASNLWFDNMVIPKTVKNQDAAYAFINFMLKPENALKNAEYVGYSTPNNAAKEMLPDETKEDKSFYPDADTMKHLEVYEKFDHKWTGIYSDLFLQFKMYRK
- the gdhA gene encoding NADP-specific glutamate dehydrogenase, which encodes MTSAKEYIQSVFETVKARNGHEAEFLQAVEEFFSTLEPVFEKHPEYIEENILARITEPERVISFRVPWVDRDGKVQVNRGYRVQFNSAVGPYKGGLRFHPTVNQGILKFLGFEQIFKNVLTGLPIGGGKGGSDFDPKGKTDAEVMRFCQSFMTELQKYIGPSLDVPAGDIGVGGREIGYLYGQYKRLNQFDAGVLTGKPLPFGGSLIRPEATGYGLVYYTEEMLKANGNSFAGKKVVISGSGNVAQFALQKATELGATVISVSDSNGYVIDENGIDFDLLADVKNKRRARLTEYAAEKSTATYYEGSVWTYAGNYDIALPCATQNEINGEAAKRLVAQGVICVSEGANMPSDLDAIKVYKENGLLYGPAKAANAGGVAVSALEMSQNSLRLSWTREEVDGRLKDIMTNIFNTAKTTAETYGLGTDYLAGANIAAFENVANAMIAQGIV
- the alaS gene encoding alanine--tRNA ligase — encoded protein: MKQLSSAQVRQMWLDFWATKGHSVEPSVSLVPVNDPTLLWINSGVATLKKYFDGTIIPENPRITNAQKAIRTNDIENVGKTARHHTMFEMLGNFSIGDYFRDEAITWAYELLTSPEWFDFPKDKLYMTYYPDDKDSYNRWIEVGVDPSHLIPIEDNFWEIGAGPSGPDTEIFFDRGEAFDPENIGLRLLAEDIENDRYIEIWNIVLSQFNADPAVPRSEYKELPHKNIDTGAGLERLVAVIQGAKTNFETDLFMPIIREVEKLSGKVYDQDGDNMSFKVIADHIRSLSFAIGDGALPGNEGRGYVLRRLLRRASMHGQKLGINEPFLYKLVPTVGKIMESYYPEVLEKRDFIEKIVKSEEESFARTLHSGQHFAQGIVADLKEKGQSVIAGQDVFKLYDTYGFPVELTEEIAEEAGMTVDREGFEAAMKEQQERARASAVKGGSMGMQNETLQNITVESVFNYNASQLSSKLVAIVADNAEVEAVSEGTASLIFAETPFYAEMGGQVADHGQILDAAGNVVATVTDVQKAPNGQALHTVEVLAPLALNQEYTLAIDSNRRHRVMKNHTATHLLHAALHNILGHHATQAGSLNEVEFLRFDFTHFQAVTPEELRAIEQQVNEKIWEAIAVETVETDIDTAKEMGAMALFGEKYGKEVRVVTIGDYSVELCGGTHVGNTSEIGLFKIVKEEGIGSGTRRILAVTGKEAFEAYRDQEDALKAVAATLKAPQLKEVPHKVEGLQEQLRQLQKENAELKEKAAAAAAGDVFKNVQEANGHRYIASQVSVSDAGALRTFADNWKQKDYSDVLVLVAAIGNKVNLLVASKTKDVHAGNLVKELAPIVDGRGGGKPDMAMAGGSNQAKIQDLLDAVASKL